In a single window of the Streptacidiphilus sp. P02-A3a genome:
- a CDS encoding type I polyketide synthase yields the protein MSAEERLRDYLKRATTELRQTRKKLSDTEDRAREPIAIVAMACRYPGGVVSPEGLWELVARGGDAVGGFPTDRGWDLGGLYDPDPDNPGTSYVREGGFLYDAAEFDPGFFGMSPREALATDPQQRLLLETTWEALENAGIDPAGLRGSDTGVFAGVMYNDYAVQARPSAPEFEGFLGTGSAGSIASGRVSYLFGFRGPAITVDTACSSSLVAVHLAMRALRNGECRLAFAGGATVMATPQPFVEFSRQRGLSPAGRCKSFADAADGAIWAEGAGMLLLERLSDAQREGHPVLAVLRGSAVNSDGTSSQLTAPSGPSQQQVIERALADARLTTTDVDLLEAHGTGTSLGDPIEAQALLATYGRGRAADRPLWLGSVKSNIGHTQAAAGVAGVIKSVEALRRGVMPATLHVDRPSTQVDWQSGAVSLLTEARPWPGSAPRRAAVSSFGLSGTNAHVIVEQAPEETAAEPGAAEPGAAEPGTAEAPEPAAPVLVWLLSGTDEPAVRRTAERMLALPAAADPADVGHALLTGRTPFDHRAVVVGADPGGFRAGLEALAQGSPSGTVVTGRAAARGRTAFLFPGQGAQRPGMGRELYRTFPVFAAALDEACAQLDPWLERPLREVMFAAEGTAEAALLDLTGYTQPALFAYGTALFRLLRSFGQTPDVLAGHSIGELSALYVAGVLPLPDAARLVAARSRLMQELPTGGAMVSVQASEEEVRPLLAGQEALVGLAAVNGPAAVVLSGDAAAVAAIADELRERGHKTRQLTVSHAFHSPLMDPMLDRFRAEIDALEFAEPTIPIVSGLTGAAESEALRTPEYWVRHAREAVRFADCVRAIEAQGVTEYLELGPAAVLTAIVSDCLSGGDTAQIPTGRRGVDGPTGLLLGLAALHVRGAEVDWSPLFGGGRRRVALPNYPFERERYWLDARPVRGTGGLGLSAGPHPLLGAAVDLAGDGTLVATGSLSSATQPWLADHSVGGAVLLPGTAFLDVVLQTGRRVGLERVEDLTLEGPLVLPADGEVHLQLVVGPPDESARRPFTVHSRRPAPTGGTEEQPWSRHASGLLAAARQQDGTDPLPPAADTPWPPVGATVADTGDLYQELGRMGLDYGPAFRGLRTVWRLGDDLYAEAAVPDDLDTAGFGVHPALLDACLHALLFRDRTGDEPARPMLPFSWSGATLWAEGAGSVRIRLSPAGADTVSLTVTDPLGGPVATVEALALRPLSTDLLRTAARADAPLYRLDWAPAAPTAAVAPDDPAPGWVTSVDGDLEALFAAGAATGAAPVVLVPCPAADQDPDQDPDRGPDQGAVADRVRLALGRALDLIQRWLADSRSGTSRLAFHTRGAVATRLGEDVADLAAAAVWGLVRSAQLEHPGRFLLIDTEAGTGTAAEAALAAALAADEPQTAVRGGQVLVPRLVRADTAGRLTPPTEGDWRMHASAPGMLDRLDLLADDEAGRPLAAGEVRIAVRAAGLNFRDVLVALDMYPGAAVLGGEGAGVVLETGPGVVDLAPGDRVLGLFAPAFGSTAVADRRRIARIPSGWSFEQAAAVPTVFLTAYHGLVDVAALQPGERVLVHAATGGVGMAAVQLARHLGAEVFGTASEPKWDTLRAAGLDDTHIANSRTLDFERHFLAATGGAGMDVVLDSLSGEFVDASLRLLPRGGRFAEMGKTDIREPGQVAADHPGVRYQAFDLAVLDPDRIAEMLSVLLDLFETGVLRPLPLATWPVQQAPEAFRHLQQARHVGKVVLTMPAPLAPGGTVLVTGGTGALGSLVARHLVTRHGVRHLLLAGRRGPDAPGADALVADLTGLGATVTTVACDVSDRAALARLLAAVPTAHPLTAVVHAAGVAADATLDALTPDRLDAVLGPKADAAWHLHELTRETPLAAFVLFSSLAGTLGNPGQGNYAAANAFLDALAAHRHADGLAATGLGWGLWEVESAMTGALGQDQRARMRRSGILPLATEQALLHFDAALRSGLPLTVPAHFDPAGLRGQAEAGTLPPALTALVRTGPRRAAADPARGGQSLADRLARLPVAERAGLLMELTRSEVAAVLAYPNPSAVDPERAFKDLGFDSLTAVELRNRLNAATGLLLPPTMVFDHPTVASLADRLAAELLPREVSPVARLLAELDALETELGAVEVAAAEHTEIQRRMATISAKWAGRKESEPQSTVEEQLQDASASDLFAFIDQELGQIPD from the coding sequence GTGTCCGCCGAGGAGCGGCTGCGCGACTACCTCAAGCGGGCCACCACCGAACTGCGGCAGACCCGGAAGAAACTGAGCGACACCGAGGACCGCGCCCGGGAGCCGATCGCGATCGTCGCGATGGCGTGCCGGTATCCGGGTGGGGTGGTGTCGCCGGAGGGGTTGTGGGAGTTGGTTGCGCGTGGTGGTGACGCGGTGGGTGGTTTTCCGACGGATCGGGGGTGGGACCTGGGTGGTCTGTACGATCCGGATCCGGATAATCCGGGGACGAGTTATGTGCGTGAGGGTGGGTTCCTGTACGACGCGGCGGAGTTCGATCCGGGGTTCTTCGGGATGAGTCCGCGGGAGGCGTTGGCGACGGATCCGCAGCAGCGGTTGTTGTTGGAGACGACGTGGGAGGCGTTGGAGAACGCCGGGATCGATCCGGCGGGGCTGCGCGGCAGTGACACCGGGGTCTTCGCCGGGGTCATGTACAACGACTACGCGGTGCAGGCACGGCCCTCCGCGCCGGAGTTCGAGGGTTTCCTCGGCACGGGCAGCGCCGGCAGCATCGCGTCCGGGCGGGTGTCCTACCTCTTCGGCTTCCGCGGGCCCGCCATCACCGTCGACACCGCCTGCTCCTCCTCGCTGGTCGCCGTCCACCTGGCGATGCGCGCGCTGCGCAACGGCGAGTGCCGGTTGGCGTTCGCCGGGGGCGCCACGGTGATGGCGACACCGCAGCCGTTCGTCGAGTTCAGCCGCCAGCGCGGGCTGTCACCGGCCGGGCGCTGCAAGTCCTTCGCCGACGCGGCGGACGGCGCCATCTGGGCCGAGGGCGCCGGGATGCTGCTGCTCGAACGCCTCTCCGACGCCCAGCGCGAGGGCCACCCGGTCCTGGCCGTGCTCCGCGGCTCGGCGGTCAACTCCGACGGGACCAGCAGCCAACTCACCGCGCCCAGCGGTCCCTCGCAGCAGCAGGTGATCGAACGGGCCCTCGCCGACGCCCGGTTGACCACCACCGATGTCGACCTGCTGGAGGCGCACGGCACCGGCACCAGCCTGGGCGACCCGATCGAGGCCCAGGCACTGCTGGCCACCTACGGCCGGGGACGCGCGGCCGACCGGCCGCTGTGGCTCGGCTCGGTCAAGTCCAACATCGGGCACACCCAGGCCGCCGCCGGGGTGGCCGGGGTGATCAAGTCGGTGGAGGCGCTGCGGCGCGGCGTGATGCCCGCTACCCTGCACGTCGACCGGCCGTCCACCCAGGTCGACTGGCAGTCCGGCGCGGTCTCGCTGCTCACCGAGGCCCGGCCGTGGCCGGGCTCGGCGCCGCGCCGCGCGGCGGTGTCCTCCTTCGGCCTGAGCGGCACCAACGCCCACGTCATCGTGGAGCAGGCACCCGAGGAGACGGCCGCCGAGCCCGGTGCCGCGGAGCCCGGTGCCGCGGAGCCCGGTACCGCGGAGGCCCCCGAACCGGCCGCCCCGGTGCTGGTCTGGCTGCTGTCGGGGACGGACGAACCCGCCGTCCGGCGGACCGCCGAGCGGATGCTGGCCCTGCCCGCGGCGGCGGACCCGGCCGACGTCGGGCACGCCCTGCTGACCGGCCGGACCCCGTTCGACCACCGCGCGGTGGTGGTCGGCGCCGACCCCGGCGGGTTCCGGGCCGGGCTCGAAGCGCTGGCACAGGGCAGCCCCAGCGGCACGGTGGTGACCGGCCGCGCCGCCGCGCGGGGCCGTACCGCCTTCCTCTTCCCCGGCCAGGGGGCGCAGCGGCCGGGGATGGGGCGCGAGCTGTACCGGACGTTCCCGGTGTTCGCCGCCGCCCTGGACGAGGCGTGCGCCCAGCTGGACCCGTGGCTGGAACGCCCGCTGCGGGAGGTGATGTTCGCCGCCGAGGGCACGGCCGAGGCGGCGCTGCTCGACCTCACCGGCTACACCCAGCCGGCGCTGTTCGCCTACGGCACGGCCCTGTTCCGGCTGCTGCGGAGCTTCGGGCAGACCCCCGACGTCCTGGCCGGGCACTCGATCGGCGAACTGAGCGCGCTGTACGTGGCCGGGGTGCTGCCGCTGCCCGACGCGGCCAGGCTGGTCGCCGCCCGGAGCCGGCTGATGCAGGAGCTGCCGACGGGCGGGGCGATGGTCTCCGTCCAGGCGTCCGAGGAGGAGGTCCGCCCGCTGCTCGCCGGGCAGGAGGCACTGGTCGGCCTCGCGGCGGTGAACGGGCCCGCCGCCGTGGTCCTGTCCGGGGACGCGGCCGCGGTCGCGGCGATAGCCGACGAGCTCCGCGAACGGGGCCACAAGACCCGGCAACTGACGGTGAGTCACGCCTTCCACTCGCCGCTGATGGATCCGATGCTCGACCGGTTCCGCGCGGAGATCGACGCGCTGGAGTTCGCCGAGCCGACGATCCCGATCGTCTCCGGCCTGACCGGCGCCGCCGAGAGCGAGGCGCTGCGCACCCCGGAGTACTGGGTCCGGCACGCCCGCGAGGCCGTGCGCTTCGCCGACTGCGTGCGCGCGATCGAGGCCCAGGGCGTGACCGAGTACCTGGAACTGGGACCGGCGGCCGTGCTCACCGCCATCGTGTCGGACTGCCTCAGCGGCGGCGACACCGCGCAGATCCCCACCGGGCGCCGCGGCGTGGACGGCCCGACCGGTCTGCTGCTGGGCCTGGCCGCGCTGCACGTGCGCGGAGCCGAGGTCGACTGGTCGCCGCTGTTCGGCGGCGGACGGCGCCGGGTCGCGCTGCCGAACTACCCCTTCGAGCGGGAGCGCTACTGGCTGGACGCCCGTCCGGTCAGGGGCACCGGCGGCCTGGGGCTGTCGGCGGGCCCGCACCCGCTGCTCGGCGCCGCGGTCGACCTCGCCGGTGACGGGACCCTGGTCGCCACCGGCAGCCTGTCCAGCGCCACCCAGCCCTGGCTGGCCGACCACTCCGTCGGCGGGGCGGTGCTGCTGCCCGGCACCGCGTTCCTGGACGTGGTCCTGCAGACCGGTCGGCGGGTCGGCCTGGAGCGGGTCGAGGACCTCACCCTGGAGGGCCCGCTGGTCCTCCCGGCCGACGGCGAGGTGCACCTACAGCTCGTGGTCGGACCACCGGACGAGTCGGCCCGGCGGCCGTTCACCGTGCACTCGCGCCGCCCGGCGCCCACGGGCGGGACCGAGGAGCAGCCGTGGAGCCGACACGCCAGCGGACTGCTCGCCGCGGCCCGGCAGCAGGACGGGACCGACCCGCTGCCGCCCGCCGCGGACACCCCCTGGCCCCCGGTCGGCGCCACCGTCGCGGACACCGGCGACCTGTACCAGGAACTGGGGCGGATGGGCCTCGACTACGGTCCCGCGTTCCGCGGCCTGCGGACGGTGTGGCGGCTCGGTGACGACCTGTACGCCGAGGCGGCCGTGCCGGACGACCTGGACACCGCCGGTTTCGGCGTCCACCCGGCGCTGCTGGACGCCTGCCTGCACGCGCTGCTGTTCCGCGACCGGACCGGCGACGAACCGGCCCGGCCGATGCTCCCCTTCTCCTGGAGCGGCGCCACGCTGTGGGCCGAGGGCGCCGGTTCGGTCCGGATCCGGCTGTCCCCGGCCGGTGCCGACACCGTCTCGCTGACCGTGACCGACCCCCTGGGCGGCCCGGTGGCGACGGTGGAGGCGCTGGCGCTGCGCCCGCTCTCCACCGACCTGCTCCGGACCGCCGCGCGCGCCGACGCCCCGCTGTACCGGCTCGACTGGGCCCCGGCCGCGCCGACCGCCGCCGTCGCCCCGGACGACCCGGCCCCCGGCTGGGTCACCTCGGTCGACGGCGACCTGGAGGCCCTGTTCGCAGCGGGGGCGGCCACCGGCGCGGCCCCGGTGGTGCTGGTGCCCTGCCCCGCCGCGGACCAGGACCCGGACCAGGACCCGGACCGGGGCCCGGATCAGGGTGCGGTCGCCGACCGGGTCCGGCTCGCCCTGGGCCGGGCGCTCGACCTGATCCAGCGCTGGTTGGCCGACAGCCGCTCCGGCACCTCCCGGCTGGCGTTCCACACCCGGGGCGCGGTCGCCACGCGGCTCGGCGAGGACGTCGCCGACCTGGCCGCCGCCGCGGTCTGGGGCCTGGTCCGCAGCGCCCAACTGGAACACCCCGGCCGGTTCCTGCTGATCGACACCGAAGCCGGTACCGGTACCGCTGCCGAGGCGGCCCTGGCGGCCGCCCTGGCCGCCGACGAGCCGCAGACCGCGGTGCGCGGCGGGCAGGTGCTCGTGCCGCGCCTGGTCCGGGCCGACACCGCCGGTCGGCTGACCCCGCCGACCGAGGGGGACTGGCGGATGCACGCCTCGGCCCCCGGGATGCTGGACCGGTTGGACCTGCTGGCCGACGACGAGGCGGGCCGCCCGCTGGCCGCGGGCGAGGTCCGGATCGCGGTCCGCGCCGCCGGGCTCAACTTCCGCGACGTGCTGGTCGCCCTCGACATGTACCCGGGGGCGGCCGTGCTCGGCGGCGAGGGCGCCGGGGTGGTGCTGGAGACCGGCCCCGGCGTGGTGGACCTGGCTCCGGGCGACCGGGTGCTCGGCCTGTTCGCCCCGGCCTTCGGCTCGACGGCCGTCGCCGACCGGCGGCGGATCGCCCGGATCCCCTCCGGATGGTCCTTCGAGCAGGCCGCGGCCGTGCCGACGGTCTTCCTCACCGCCTACCACGGACTGGTCGACGTGGCCGCGCTCCAGCCGGGCGAACGGGTGCTGGTGCACGCGGCGACCGGCGGCGTCGGCATGGCCGCCGTGCAACTCGCCCGGCACCTGGGCGCGGAGGTGTTCGGCACCGCCAGCGAGCCCAAGTGGGACACGCTGCGGGCGGCCGGTCTGGACGACACCCACATCGCCAACTCCCGTACCCTCGACTTCGAGCGGCACTTCCTCGCCGCCACCGGCGGCGCGGGCATGGACGTCGTGCTCGACTCGCTGTCCGGCGAGTTCGTCGACGCCTCACTGCGGCTGCTGCCGCGCGGCGGCCGGTTCGCCGAGATGGGCAAGACCGACATCCGGGAGCCCGGACAGGTCGCCGCCGACCACCCCGGGGTCCGCTACCAGGCGTTCGACCTGGCCGTGCTGGACCCGGACCGGATCGCCGAGATGCTCTCCGTGCTGCTGGACCTGTTCGAGACCGGGGTGCTGCGACCGCTGCCGCTGGCGACCTGGCCGGTGCAGCAGGCACCCGAGGCGTTCCGACACCTCCAGCAGGCCCGGCACGTCGGCAAGGTGGTGCTGACCATGCCCGCGCCGCTGGCCCCCGGGGGCACGGTCCTGGTCACCGGCGGTACCGGCGCCCTCGGCAGCCTGGTCGCCCGGCACCTGGTCACCCGGCACGGCGTACGCCACCTGCTGCTGGCCGGGCGCCGGGGCCCGGACGCGCCGGGGGCCGACGCCCTGGTCGCCGACCTCACCGGACTCGGGGCCACGGTGACCACCGTCGCCTGCGACGTCTCCGACCGGGCGGCGCTGGCCCGCCTGCTCGCCGCCGTCCCCACGGCGCACCCGCTGACGGCGGTCGTGCACGCGGCCGGTGTGGCCGCCGACGCCACCCTGGACGCGCTGACGCCCGACCGCCTCGACGCGGTGCTCGGCCCGAAGGCGGACGCCGCCTGGCACCTGCACGAACTCACCCGGGAGACCCCGCTCGCGGCCTTCGTGCTGTTCTCCTCGCTGGCCGGGACCCTGGGCAACCCCGGGCAGGGCAACTACGCCGCCGCCAACGCGTTCCTGGACGCGCTCGCCGCCCACCGCCACGCCGACGGCCTCGCCGCGACCGGCCTCGGCTGGGGGCTGTGGGAGGTGGAGAGCGCGATGACCGGCGCGCTGGGCCAGGACCAGCGGGCCCGGATGCGCCGCAGCGGAATCCTGCCCCTGGCCACCGAACAGGCGCTGCTCCACTTCGACGCGGCACTGCGCAGCGGGCTGCCGCTGACCGTGCCCGCGCACTTCGACCCGGCCGGGCTGCGCGGTCAGGCCGAGGCCGGGACGCTGCCGCCGGCGCTCACCGCCCTGGTCCGCACCGGCCCCCGGCGCGCGGCCGCCGATCCGGCGCGCGGCGGACAGTCCCTGGCCGACCGGCTGGCCCGGCTGCCGGTAGCCGAACGGGCGGGCCTGCTCATGGAGTTGACCCGGAGCGAGGTCGCCGCCGTGCTCGCCTACCCGAACCCGTCGGCGGTGGACCCGGAGCGGGCGTTCAAGGACCTGGGCTTCGACTCGCTCACGGCGGTGGAGCTGCGCAACCGGCTGAACGCCGCGACCGGGCTGCTGCTACCGCCGACGATGGTCTTCGACCATCCGACCGTGGCGTCGCTGGCCGACCGGCTGGCGGCGGAGCTACTGCCACGCGAAGTCTCGCCGGTGGCCCGGCTGTTGGCGGAACTCGACGCGCTGGAGACGGAGCTGGGGGCGGTCGAGGTGGCGGCTGCCGAGCACACGGAGATCCAACGGCGGATGGCCACGATCAGTGCGAAATGGGCCGGACGCAAGGAGTCCGAGCCGCAGAGCACCGTGGAGGAACAGCTTCAGGACGCCAGCGCCAGCGACCTGTTCGCCTTCATCGACCAGGAGTTGGGCCAGATCCCGGACTGA